From the Labilithrix sp. genome, the window CTCCCAGTAGTGGAGCGGATGAAAATGAGCGATCGAGGCTCGGGTGTCTTTCCATCGCTCGGACGCGTCCTCGAGCTCATGACGAGTGGTCGCCTCGTCATCCGCGGCCAGCCAGGCGAGCGGAGCGACTTGGAGCGTGGCGATATGGCCAACGACGTTGCGTCGCGCCTTTCCCTCGGCGATGGACTCGGTCACGACGCGATGGAGATCGCGAATCCGTCCCTGAGAGTAGAGCGCCCATGAGTACCAGGTCCGGTTGAACGAGTGGAACGCGCCCTGGCGGAGCCGTCCTCGATACCTCTGCCGCTCCGCTTTCTCGAATGCATCCGCCGCCCGTCGCCAGTGACCACGAAGAGTGGCCACGACCCCTGTGATGAACGAGTGCATGCCCTCGAAGTCTTTGCCTCCGGTGCGCGCGAGCGAAGCCAGGTATCCATCCGCCGCCGAGTCGGAGGGACGAACGAACGCGCTCGTCCATGCCGCGTTCATCAAGGCGAGACTGCGCATCTCGGCGTCGTCGGAGTCGAAGCCGAGCACGCACGACCGAGCCCCGAAATAGAAGGCATGCGGCGTCTCGGTGAGCGAGAGCGCCATGGCGAAGGTCTGCATGGCATCGAGCCGCGCGCGATGATGCGCAGTCAGTCTTCGACGGCGACGGCGCTTCTCGACGAAGAACCGGAAGTACACGACGAGGAGCACGCCGAGGAAGGCGGCGACCTTCGGGGATCGCGGCATCCAGAGCCCCAAACGCTCGTTGACGCGCCTCACCGCATCGAAGCCTCGAACCGTCTGCCCGGCGGCAGTGAGCTCACCGGCCGCACGTAGCTCCAGGTCGGCGTCGTCCGCCTCGCGAGCGAGCTCGATGTAGAGGTCCGCCGCTTCCACGATCTGGCCCGCGTCGGCCAGCGCGTCCGCGAGCTGACGGCGAGCCGTGCGGCGAACGTCGTCGGCCGGTGAGAGCGACAACGCCTGGCGAAATAGCGTCGCCGCGCGCTCGGGCGCGAAGGCCGAGCTCGCGCGCTCGGCGGCGAGGAGCGTGAAGCGGAGCGCCTCCTCGCGATCGCCAGCCTCACGATGGTGAAGCGCGAGCGCGTCGACCTCCGACGCGTCGAGCACCTTCGTCAGCGCGCGATGGAGGGTGCGCCGTCGCTCCTCCTCGAGACCACCGACGACCGCTTCGCGGATGCGATCGTGATAGGTGACGAGCCACTCGTCGGTCGTGGTCCGCAGGAGCGACGCGGCTCGCAGCACGGGAATGCTCCCGTCCTCCGCGCGGCCCAGGCTCGCGGCTCGGAGCGCACGCTCGCGCGATATCGGAGTGCCCGCGAGCGCCACGACCTCGAGGAGTGCGCGGGCCGACGGCTCGAGCTTTGCAACGCGCGACGTGAGCACGCTCTCGAGCGAAGCGTCTTCACCGTTCGCGGCAAGGGCACCGATGAAGAACGGGCTGCCGCCCGCCTCGCGGGCGATGGCGAGCGCCGCGTCGCTGTCGGCCGCCGGCAGGAGCTTCGAGACCAGCTCGCGAGACTCGTCGGCGGACATCGGCGCGAGGTCGATGACCTCGGGCGAAGCGTTCTCCGCGAGGTGAACGACGAACGGGCTGCGCGATTCTTCATCCGAGCGATAGCCGAGGAGAACCAGCATCTTCGGCGGGTCGGGCGGCGCGACGAGACGCGCGAGGAGCCAGCCGCTGTCGAGATCGCCCCACTGCAGATCGTCGATTGCGACGATGACGGGACGGATCTCGGCGAGGCGCGAGAAGAGCTCGCGCAACGCCTCGAACGCGCGGCGGCGCACCTCGGCGGGATCCATGATCGGCGCGCGACCGGCGCTCGCTCTCTTCAACGTCGGGACGCGCGCGAGCACCGGGAAGAGACGACAGAGCTCCGGCGCGTCGCGGGGCGTCAGCAGCGCCGCATCGATCGCGTCCATGCGCGCGAGCCGGCGACTGAGCTCGTCGATGATAGGGTCGAGCGCCTTGAACGGAACCGACTCGCGCTCGTAGCAACGTCCCGAGAGCACGACCGCGTCAGGCATGCGCGCTTCGACGCGAGCGAGGAACCGCTCGATGAGCGTGCTCTTTCCCATCCCGGAGAGTCCGCGCACCGCGACCACTGCCGCGCGTGCGTCGAACGCCTCTTCGAGACGCGCGAGCTCGGAGGCACGTCCCACGAAGACCGGCGTGAGGGAGGACGCCGCTTCGCTCGGCGTCGGCGGCTCCGCGCTCCCGAGCGTCGCCTTGATCTGAGCGGGTGTCGGGCGGTTCTCCGGCAGCGGCGCGAGGAGATTTCGCGCGAGGACCGCGAGGTCGGGCGGCGACTCCGGCGCGAGCACGCGCGGATCGGGCGCGAGCTCCTCCCGCGCCTTCGCCGCGATGACTTCGTACGCGGTGCCGCGAAACGGGAGCTCGCCCGTCAGCGCCTCGAAGAGCATCGCCCCCACCGCGTACCAGTCGCTCCCCGAGCAGACGCCGTTGCGTACGAGCTGCTCGGGCGCCATGTACCCCGGCGTGCCCGCGCCCTCCTGGCTCTTCGTCGCGTCGGAACGATGGGGCTCGACGAGCCCGAAATCGAGGATCGTCACCTTGCCGTCGCGATCGACCAGGACGTTCGACGGCTTGAGATCGCGATGCAGCTTGCCCGCACGATGGATCGCCTCCACGCCTTCGACCAGCGCGAGCATCGCCGCCCGAAGACGCATCTCGTCGATGGCACCGCCGAGCGGCTCCGGTTCTCCGAACGGCGAGCGCTTCGCGACGTCCGCCGGCTCCGTCGCCGCATGTTCGAGCGGTCCCTTGGTACGGCGCACGTAGTCGACGAACGGAGCGCCGTGAACGCGCTGCATCGAGAAGAACCAGAGGTCTCGATCGCTGAAGAGCTCGTGGAGACGAATCAGGTTTGGATGGACGAGGTCGGCGAGGACGCGAAACTCCTTCTTCAGGCGGTAAATCGCCTCGCCGTCCATCCGTCCGAGCGTCTTCAAGGCCACGCGCTCGCCGCGTTGCTCGTCGAGGGCCTCGAAGACGACGCCCATACCGCCTTCGCCGAGCCAGCGCTCGACGACGAACCGACCGGCGAGCTTCGCCCCCACCTCGAGCACGATGCGAGACTACATCGACTTCGTCGCGGGCGGAGTCACCTGGGAGGGCGTCCTTCGAGAACGTGCGGATCACGGATGCGCGGTCAGGGGACGGCCGCGCCGACTCACATCGCAAGGCGAAAGAGCTTGCCCGAATCGAGGTAGTAGAGGAATCCTCCATCCGCGATCATTCTCGCACGCTGCGTCTTCTCCGCCTTCTGCGCGACGACTTCAGCCGATCCGGTGGTGCGGTCGACGCGCCAGATGCTGCCGTCGCATCCCGACTGGTAGTAGAGGCTCGCCGGCGTGAGGTGGAGATCCCACGCGCCGTTGGAATCGACCTCGGCGAGCAGCCGGGCTGCGGGTCCCGGTGTCTCCGGGACCGAGATGATGTCGTACCTGGAGCGTCGGTGCACGCCTTCGCGCATCGAGGAGCTGCGCCACCACGATGGGCTCTGGCCGCTACCGCCGCGCGGCACTCGCGCCTTCATGGGGCTCGGCGCCACGCCTCCGCCTCGGTCGAGTGCGCCGACTTCCAGGTTCTCGCGGCGCTCGCCGTGTCGGGGGCGGGCGTTGCGCTCGTGCCCTCATTCTTGGTCGCCGCCGAAGTGACACACGGGCGCCTGGTCCGCGTGGTACCGGGTACGACACTCCTCGGCGCGCCTCTGATGTTGGTGTCACGGCCCCAAGGCGCAGCGCTCGCGAGGGGCCGAGCGATACCGTCGGCGCGGCGCCGCCGCTCGGCTGAGCGCGCTGTAGGGATCCGGTCAGGGGACGGTATCGATCGGCGTGACCTTGCCGCTCGTGTCGATGACGAGCGGCCACACGCCTGACGTCGTTCCGAGGAAGACGATGGCTCGGCCCTGACGTGACCAGCCCCGGAGCTCGAGGAGGTTGCTCCGCTCCGACACCCGGCCGTTCTGGATCCGGTCGTCGAACACGATGACGTCCTCGGTCGCGGCGATGTGGTCCACCGGCGCGAGGCGCATCCGGACGCCGCCGCGCAGCCCGGCTCGCCAGACGAGGAGCAGCTTCCCGTCGAGCGGCACGGCCAGCGGAGCGACCTTGGGAAGGAGCTCGACGTTCTGCTGAAAGACCTCGTCGAGGTCGACGTTCTCCGTCGTGCAGCCGGCAGCGGTGCACCGTTCGAGCGAGATCGCGCCGGTGCCTCCGAGACGGACCTCTTGGTCCAGCATGAGCACCTCCTTGCCGGAGCAGTCGAACGTTCCACCGCCGACGGGGACGAGCGGTGACCAGCGGTCGCCGGTGTCGATCGCGAGCGCGGATCCGCGCGAGCCGTGGACGAGGACGAAGAAGGCGTCGCTGCTGCGACACCCCTCCATCGACTCCACGAAGCCGAGGCGCTCGGCGCCGCCGAGCTCGGTCGCGGCTCCGAGCACCTCGCCGGAGCGGAGGAGGCGCGCGACGGAGACGCCCGCGCTCGTCGCCCAGACGAGGTTGTCGTCGAGGAGCGCGACGTGCCGATCGTCCGTCACGCCCTTCAGCGGGAACAGCGTGCGCTTCGGCGCGGCGCCGTTCTCCGCGCGGAGAGCGACGAACTTGGATGCGCGGCGGTCGTAGCCGACGATCGCGGTGGAGCCGTCGGCGCGCGCGTAACCACCATAGCTCGCGAGCTCCGCGAGGACCTCACCGCTCGGCCGGAAGATGCCGGCCTGCCCGCCGTTGGCGAAGAGCAGCGGCGCGGCCGTCTCCTCGCTCCCGCCGCTCAGCGAGAGCTCGGTCTCGTCGAGCGGAGAAGCGAGCGCCTGACACCGGAACGTCACCCCGTCGAGGGTGCAAAGCCTGCCCGATCGAAGCTGGCGTGAGCCGTCGACGAGGACGTGGAGCGCCGGCGCCGGGATGCGATCGCTCCGCAGGAGCTTGAGCGACATCCGCGGCTTCGAGAACGGCGTCACGCGGCCGAGCGCGTCGATGTCGAGCCAGGGCGGCGGCGAAGGCCCCGCTTCCGCGCTCGTGCCGATCGTGCCGCTCGACGCGTAGCCTTCCTGCGCCGCCGCGGCCCAGAGATCATCGACCGCCTTGTAGACCGAGCCGTCGCGCGGGTCGGCGAGGAGGCGTCCGAGATGCTCGGCGAAGAACGCCGCGTCCCGCGCCTCCTTGTCGGTGCCCGCGCGCCGCTTCGCCTCGTGCAGCGCGTGCGCGTGGGTCGCGCAGCGAGCCGGCCACGGGTTCGTCGATGGAGGCGCCACCGCGAGGCGAATCTCCATCCTCCGGTAGGCGAGGCTCGGAGCCACGTCCGGTCCCGCCCCTCCGCCGAGGAGACACTCCTCGAGCGCGCGGAACGCCGTCACCTCCTTCTCGCGCTCGGCGCGGGCGGCGTAGCGAACGCCGAACGCGGCGCCACCGCCGCCGAGCACGACGATCGCGAGGAGCACGACGACGACCGGCCAGCGCCGCGGGCGCACGCGCGGGAGATCGGCCGAGAGCGGGCCGCTCGGCGGAGCGACCTCCGTCGCCAGCCCGCGCCGGAGCGCCCTCCGCGCCGCGCCCATGCGCGAGACGTCGCCGAGCGAGATCACGACGAGGACGAGCGTGATGAACGAGGCCGCGCCGCCGGCGATCCCCGCGATCGATCCCGTCAGGAGCGCAAAGAGAGACGCGACGCCGGCGAGCGGGCACGACAGGAGACCGACGACCGCGAGGGAGAGGCGCCCGGAGCGAACCCCGATCGCGCCCGACAGCGCGGCGATACCAGCGAGGCCGTGGCCCACCGCGACGAGCCCGCTCGTCGTACCCACGGTCGCGATGAGAAGGCGCGCCATGAGGAGGAAGAGGAGGAGCGAGATGACGACCAGGCCGATGCACGCGGCGTTGACCACGATCGTCGGCGCGAAGCTCGCGGCCTCGTCCGGAGCAGCCTGCGCGAACGGCGGTCGCGGCGGTCCGCTCGGGTACGAGTACGGGCGCGGCGGACCGGAATGGTGCGGCGGCCCCGAATGCATCGCCGTGCTCTACCGCAGATGCGTGAGGCCGCCAATCGCCCCACCCCGACGTCGCGCCGCACGTCCGTACACGTTCGGGTTGGCGTGCTATGTTGTCGTGGTCGCGCGAGCCCGCCAACCCGAGCCTCGTCGTCTCTCGCGAGCGGAGTACGACCGGCTCGTCCAGCTTGGCTTTTTCGCGGGCGAGAACGTGGAGCTCATCCACGGCATCGTCATCCGCCCGCGCCGATGGACCCGCCACACGCAGATCCCATCGAGCGACTCACGGAGCTGTTGGTGCTCGCGCTCGTCTCCCGTGCGCGTGTTCGTGTTCAGCTTCCCTTCGTCGCGGTCGACGACTCCGAGCCGGAGCCCCCACCAGAAGGCTCACCCGGATCGCGCGCACTTGCTCATCGAGGTGGCGGAGTCCTCCCTGACGTACCACCGTGAGACCAAGGCGCCCCTCTACGCCTCGTCAGGTGTGCCCGAGTATTGGATCGTCGACGTCTCGTCGCGCACATTGGAGGTGTATTCGTCGCCGCAGGGAGAGCGCTACGCATCCCTCGCGACATTTACCGGGCAAGACATCCTTCGCCCGCAGGCATTTGCGGACGTAGAGATCCGCGTCGCGCAGCTCTTCGACTGACGTCTGGACACGCGTCGCGAGGCGCTAGACTGGATCGAGCATGTTGGCAAAATCGATTCTTTTGGTCGCAGCGGCGTCGGCCGCGGCGCTCCTCGCGTGTGCTCGTGGAGGCGGAAACGACGAAAACGGTAACGTCGTCGATTCGAGCTACACCTTTGCTCCCGCCGGCGCGACGCGCACGTGCGCGGGCGACGCCGACTGCGTGGTCGTCGTCGCCGTCCGTGAGTGCTCGCAGTGCTGCGGGTACGGCGCGATCGCGCGCGGTGAGGCGGAGCGCGCGCACGCGGCGGTGCTCGAAGCATGTACGCAGCCGGGCGCGCCGATGGGCGGCATCTGCGGGATGGCCTGCGCACCCCAGCGCGCCGCCTGCTTCGAGGGGACGTGCGTGATGCTCCCCGAGCACGACGCGGGCGGGCTCGTCTGCCCGAACGCGGCGGACGGAGGAGCGGGCGCGGCGCCGGATCCCGGCCCCGGTCCGTCGTGCGGTGCGCGCGCCGTGCAGACGGGGTTCGAGGACGGGCTCGATCCGTCGTGGACCGCGACCGATCCGAGCGCCTTCCAGATCGATCGCGCCGAGCCGCTCGCCGGCGGCGCCAGCCTCCGCATCGCGTATCGACAGAAGAACGACTACCTCACCATCGCGCAGCCCGACGCGTGCGCGATCCGCGTCGCGTTCACCCTGCGCACGCGCCTCCTCGCGAGCGGCCTCACGATCGCGCGGATCGTCACGGGCGCGGGCTCGTGGCTCCACCTCCGGCTCGAGAGCTGCGGCCTCTCGGTCATTGAGGAGACGCGCTCCGACGCCGCGACCGGCCTCGGCGTCGGGGACGTCGTGTGGCCGGTGCCGGAGGACGCTCCGGTCCGCGTCGTCCTCACGGTGGACCTCCGCACGAAGACGCTCACCACCGTCGCGGCGCCGCTCGGCTCGGCGTTCCCCGCGCCGCGGACGCAGGGGCTCGCCGGCGATCCGTCGGGCACGAGCGCGATCCGAGCGATCGAGATCGGCTCCGCCCCCGGCATCGTGCCGTCCACCGTCGGCACGGTCTGGCTCGACGACGTCGCGATCGACTGACGAGCCGCCGGCGCGGGGCGGGCCGAAGCCCGCGGCCGCGCGGACCGCTCAGTGGCGGGCGTTCTCTTGCTCGCGCGCCTTCTCCGGTGTCGGCTCGAGCTTCGAAGGCGCCTCCGACGGCACGAAGCGCACGCCGGCGCCGTCTTTTTCGTTTTTTTCGTTCTTTTCATTGACGCCGTCTTGCGGCGTCCATTGCTGCTGCCTCTTCGGGTCCTGGTTCATCACGTTCCTCATTTCTGCGGGAGCGGGGCCTTCGGGGTGTTGGGGTGGACGGCGCCCTCTTGCTGCTGCTCGCGCTCGCGCTGCTCGTGGAGGTCGTCCTTCGTCGGCTTGTGCTCGGCCTGCTGCTTGGCGGCCTGTTCCTTGGTGCGTGGATCGTTCATCGCGAGCTCCTGCTCCTAGTGCGGCTCGCCGTTGCCGCGGATCTGGACCTTGTGCGAGGCGATCTTCGGGAGCTTGAGCGTCACCTCGAGGACGCCGTTCTGGAAGAGCGCGTCGCAGTCGCTCGCGACGATGCCGGACGGCAGCGGGATGCGGCGCCGGAACGAGCCGTACGATCGCTCGCTGTGGAAGATCCCTTCCTTGGTCTCCTCGTGCTCGGCGCGGCGCTCGCCCTTGATCGTGATCCCGTCGTCGTCGAGCTCGACGTCGACGTCCTTGCTCTCGAGCCCGGGCAGGTCGGCGCGAACGACG encodes:
- a CDS encoding protein kinase, whose protein sequence is MLEVGAKLAGRFVVERWLGEGGMGVVFEALDEQRGERVALKTLGRMDGEAIYRLKKEFRVLADLVHPNLIRLHELFSDRDLWFFSMQRVHGAPFVDYVRRTKGPLEHAATEPADVAKRSPFGEPEPLGGAIDEMRLRAAMLALVEGVEAIHRAGKLHRDLKPSNVLVDRDGKVTILDFGLVEPHRSDATKSQEGAGTPGYMAPEQLVRNGVCSGSDWYAVGAMLFEALTGELPFRGTAYEVIAAKAREELAPDPRVLAPESPPDLAVLARNLLAPLPENRPTPAQIKATLGSAEPPTPSEAASSLTPVFVGRASELARLEEAFDARAAVVAVRGLSGMGKSTLIERFLARVEARMPDAVVLSGRCYERESVPFKALDPIIDELSRRLARMDAIDAALLTPRDAPELCRLFPVLARVPTLKRASAGRAPIMDPAEVRRRAFEALRELFSRLAEIRPVIVAIDDLQWGDLDSGWLLARLVAPPDPPKMLVLLGYRSDEESRSPFVVHLAENASPEVIDLAPMSADESRELVSKLLPAADSDAALAIAREAGGSPFFIGALAANGEDASLESVLTSRVAKLEPSARALLEVVALAGTPISRERALRAASLGRAEDGSIPVLRAASLLRTTTDEWLVTYHDRIREAVVGGLEEERRRTLHRALTKVLDASEVDALALHHREAGDREEALRFTLLAAERASSAFAPERAATLFRQALSLSPADDVRRTARRQLADALADAGQIVEAADLYIELAREADDADLELRAAGELTAAGQTVRGFDAVRRVNERLGLWMPRSPKVAAFLGVLLVVYFRFFVEKRRRRRRLTAHHRARLDAMQTFAMALSLTETPHAFYFGARSCVLGFDSDDAEMRSLALMNAAWTSAFVRPSDSAADGYLASLARTGGKDFEGMHSFITGVVATLRGHWRRAADAFEKAERQRYRGRLRQGAFHSFNRTWYSWALYSQGRIRDLHRVVTESIAEGKARRNVVGHIATLQVAPLAWLAADDEATTRHELEDASERWKDTRASIAHFHPLHYWEAVAHLLAEMYAGDARVGRHMEAIWPLAKEAGVLRIPIFGLSMCLWRGLGLAMRAATQSAREREALLALVEPLAASLDDNPMAGALGHAAQLRATIARVRGQEEARRWLAVAVSHFDAAKMEAFAACARYWLGGTEREAAMTFMEREGVVRPAKFARMLVPGFDD
- a CDS encoding Uma2 family endonuclease, with amino-acid sequence MLIEVAESSLTYHRETKAPLYASSGVPEYWIVDVSSRTLEVYSSPQGERYASLATFTGQDILRPQAFADVEIRVAQLFD
- a CDS encoding Hsp20/alpha crystallin family protein; protein product: MERKQNQGIQRASEGTPQRAMSPFTTVRRMMEDMDRIFGGWGGGLSSWDEREDMARAWHPQVEVFQRGEDLVVRADLPGLESKDVDVELDDDGITIKGERRAEHEETKEGIFHSERSYGSFRRRIPLPSGIVASDCDALFQNGVLEVTLKLPKIASHKVQIRGNGEPH